The segment GATCTGCTTGCCGGCAGCGGACAGTGCGACCTGCCGGTCGTGGGCTCCAAGGTGGGCGAGCCAGGCAGCATCGCATCGCTGATCGCGGCGTGGAATACCCGCTTCGGGATCTATACCGGCTCATATAAGGACCCGAAGGACGGGGCGCCCGACTTTACCGGCTATGCCTACACCACGACCACGTGGAATGCGCCGAACGGTGGCAACGCCTACCCTGACTTTATCCAGAAGCGGGCAGTCAACGAGCCATTCCAGACTGACAGTGGGTTGGACGTCAAGGGCACGCCATCACCCAGGCAGGTGCATCAGGCCGGCGCCGATCGCAGGTTGGTACAGGTGCCGATGGTGAACTGCAATGACCTTGCCGAGGACAAGCAAGCTACGGTGATCTCCTGGACCTGCATGCTGATGGTAGAGCCAATGCAGGAACAGAGCGCAAAGGCTGTGACCACCCTCGAATATCTGGGCGACTCGAAGGACCCCACCAGCCCGTGCGCGACCCAGGGCGTGCCTGGGTCCAGTACGGGCTCAGGCCCCCGTGTGCCGGTGCTGGTGCAATAGGAGCGAATCATGGCGCAATGCAGGCAGCACAGGAGCAAGCTGCGCGGGGTGGTCGCGGTGGAGTTCGCACTGGTCCTGGTGCCCTTGCTAATCCTGGTGACCGGGGTGGCGGAGTACGGGCGCGCGATCTACCAGTACAACGCCCTGACCAAGGCCACGCGCGATGCGGCACGCTTCCTTTCGCAATATGCGCCCAGCGAGCCGAACTACCCAGTTGACCAGGCGAAATGCATCGCCGTCTATGGCAAGACCACTTGCGGTGGCGCGGCACTTGTGAATGGCCTCAGTCCGTCGATGGTAGTCGTCTGTGACCGCATTGACTCGACCGGCTGCGGCAGCAAGCAGTTTGCCAACGTCGCCATCTACGAGGGGGGCGACAGTTCACGCCCGCCGGCGGGCACCATCAACCTGGTTGAAGTGAAGATCTCGGGCTTTACCTACTCGCCAATCCAGTCCTACCTCAATGTGGGAGCCCTGGCGTTCTCCGATATCGCAACGGTAATGAGGCAGGTGCTATGACTCCAATCCGTGCCATGCACCAGCGTTCACGCCAGGCCGGCGCAACCGCCATCGAGTTCGCCCTGGTTGCCAGCATCTTCTTCATGCTGCTGATCGGCATTGCAGAATTTTCTCGCGTGCTGTTTTACTGGAACACCGCCGGCGAAGCCACCCGACTGGGTGCACGCATCGCGGTGGTGTGCGACGTCACAGACACAGCCATCAAGGACAGGATGACGTATCTGATGCCCTTGCTGAAGGACACCAATATCCAGGTCGCCTACGAGCCAAGTGGCTGCGACGCCGACGCCGACACCGCGCGCAATTCTTGCCGCTCCGTCACCGTCAGTGTGGCTGACGTCTCGGTCAAGACCTTCATTCCGGTCGTTCCGATCACGGTATCGATGCCTCCGTTCTCCACCACGCTGCCGCGGGAGAGCCTTGACTCTGCCACCAGCGGCAAGATCTGCAACTAGCGCGCATGAACCAGGAGCACACCATGCTCAGAATTCTGATCGTTTCCGAAGACGCCGACCGGCTGGCCGAGATCAACCGGCTCAGCACCGTAGTTGGCAACTTCCAGGCCATGACGCTGCAGGAAGGCCTGTCTCGTTTCCCGTTCCATGCCAGCCGGCTGCGCATGGCCGACCTGCTCATCCTGGAACTGCCGGCCATCAATGCCTCGCAGATGCACGCCATCGAGACCCTGCGCCAGCAACACCCTGAACTGCCCTGCATCCTGATCACGCAGGCACCCAGCTCCGAGGTGCTGATCAAGGCCATGCGTGCCGGCATCCGCGATGTGCTGTCGTGGCCGCTGGACAAGGGGCAACTGGCCGAGGCGCTTAAGCGCGTGGAAGTCGGCCACGTGCCGCGTGCGCAAGAAACCGGACAGGTGATTTCGGTAATCTCGTGCAAGGGCGGCGCGGGTACCAGCTTCGTGGCGGCCAATCTGGGCGACGCGCTGGCCCGGCACCTTGACAAGCGCGTGCTGGTGGTGGACCTAAACCGGCACTTCGGCGACCTGACCTATATCGTCAGCGACAAGACCCCGCCCTCCACACTGCCCGATATCTGCAGCCAGATCGACCGTATGGATGCCGCCTTCCTGGAAGCCTGCCTGGTGCATGTGGACAACGGCTTCGACGTGCTGGCGGGTGCGGCCGATCCAATCAAGGCCAGCCAGATCCAGAAGGACAAGCTGGAGTGGATCCTCTCGGTGGTGCAGCCGGCCTATGACTTCGTGATCTTCGACCTGGGCCAGAGCATCGACCCGTTGTCGATCGGCATGCTGGATCACAGCGACCGCATCTGCGTGGTGGCCGAGCCAGCCCTCTCTTTCGGCCGACCGGGCCGTCGCCTGCTCGATATCCTGCGTGCGCTGCACTACCCCACCGACAAGGTCCGCCTGGTGCTGAACCGCACCGGCCGCAAGAACGAGATGCCGCGCGCAACGATGGAGGAGATCTTCGGCATGAAGGCCGCCTTTACCCTGCCCGACGACCCCGCTGCCGTGGATGAGGCCGTCAGCCACGGCGAGCCTGTCGCCAAGCTGAGCCGGCGCAGCGCCATGGCGCGCGCGCTGCAGGCCATGGCCACGCAGCTGTGCGCCACGCCGGAAGCCGAGCGGCGCAGCAGGCCCGAATCGGTATCGCCGCTGCGCAGGCTGATGCTGCGCGCGCGGAGCACCTGAATACCCTGACAACGGCCAGCCTGGGCGGCGGCCAACCGAAGCCGATAACGAGGAGTTCATCATGTCCATTCGCGAGCAGCTGGCCAATGCCGGGCCTGCCTTCACTGCCAACGGCCACGCCGCAATCCAGTTTGCGACGTCGGCAGCCTCCGTGTCGGGCGGCTACCACCAACTCAAGCGCGACGTGCACGAGACCGTGCTGGACCGCGTGGAGCTGGAGCGGCTGGCGCGCTATCCGCAGGAGCAGGTGCGACAGGAGATCGCTGCACTGGTCAACCTGATCATCGACGAACAGAAAGTGCTGCTCAACGAAAACGAGCGGCGCCAACTGACGGTTGAGATCTACGACGAGATGTTCGGCTTCGGCCCGCTCGAGCCCCTGCTTCATGACCCCACCGTGTCGGACATCCTGGTCAACACCGCACGCCAGACCTATGTGGAGCGGCGCGGCAAGCTGGAACTGACCGACGTGGTGTTCTACGACGACGCGCACCTGATGAAGGTGATCGAGAAGATCGTGTCGCGCGTGGGGCGCCGCATCGACGAGACCAGCCCGATGGTCGACGCACGCCTGCCCGACGGCTCGCGCGTCAACGCCATTATCCCGCCCTCTGCCATCGACGGGCCGCTGCTGTCGATCCGCCGCTTTTCCGTGAATCCGCTGCAGGTGTCCGACCTGGTGAACCTGCGCAGCCTGACGCCGCCGATGGCGCAGCTGTTGCAGGCGCTCTCGCAGGCCAAGGTCAACGTGCTGGTGTCGGGCGGCACCGGCAGCGGCAAGACCACGCTGCTGAACATCCTGTCGGGCTTTATCCCGGAAGACGAGCGCGTGGTCACCATCGAGGATGCGGCCGAACTGCAGCTGCGCCAGCCCCATGTGCTGCGGCTGGAAACGCGACCACCCAATATTGAAGGCAAGGGCGAGATCACCCAGCGCGCACTGGTGCGCAACGCACTGCGCATGCGCCCCGACCGCATCATCCTGGGCGAAGTGCGCGGCGGCGAGGCGCTGGACATGCTCAACGCAATGAACACCGGCCACGAGGGCTCGCTCACCACGATCCACGCCAACACCCCGCGCGACGCGCTGACGCGCCTGGAGAACATGGTCAGCATGGCCGGCCTGACCATGCCGGCCAAGGCCATGCGGCAGCAGATCTCCTCGGCCATCACGGTGATCGTGCAGGCGGCGCGCATGACCGACGGCCGGCGCAAGATCATCAGCATCCAGGAGATCACCGGCATGGAGGGTGACATCATCAATATGCAAGAGATCTTCACCTTCCAGCGCACGGGCGTGGACAAGGATGGCACGGTCCGCGGCAATTTCCGGGCGACCGGGGTCTATCCCAAGTTTGCCGAGCGGCTGCGCGTGTTCGGCGTGGGGCTGCCGGATGAGACCTATGACCCGGCCAAGCGCTTCGAAGTCTGATCCGCCTGGCACGATACAACAACAAACAATCCCGGGGAGCTACACATGAGCACGATCTTCTACGCCTTCGGCATCCTGCTGTTCGTGGCCGTGGTGCTCTGCGTCGAGGGCATCTACCTGTGGTGGAGCAACGCCCATGGCCCCGCGGCCAAGCGCATCGAGGCGCGGCTGCGGGCGCTGTCGGCGGGCGGACATGTCAGCGCAGAGCAGTTGTCGATCCTGAAGAAGCGCATGCTGGCAGGCTCGCCGCGCTTGCAGAAGTGGCTCATGAGCGTGCCCCGCGTGGGCGCGCTGGACCGGTGGCTGGAGCAATCCGGCAGCACCTGGTCGGTGGCGCAACTGCTGGGCTACTGCGCGATGGTGGCGCTGTGCACGGTGGCACTGATTCCGCTGTTGCCGATCCCGGTACCGCTGGTGCTCGCCGGCGCGGCGCTGGCCGCCCTGCTGCCAGTGCTGCATGTGATGCGCCAGCGCGCCAAGCGGATCAAGCGGATGGAGGCACAGCTGGCTGATGCCGTCGACATGATCAGCCGTGCCCTGCGCGCCGGGCACTCATTCAGTGGCGCGCTCGGCATGGTCGGGCAGGAAATGAAGGCCCCGATCGGGCCGGAGTTCCGCACCACCTTCGAGGAAATCAATTATGGCGTGGCACTGGACGAGGCCATGACCAACCTTGCCATCCGGGTACCGGTGGGCGACCTGCGCTATTTCGTCATCGCGGTGCTGATCCAGCGTGAAAGCGGCGGAAACCTGGCGGAGATCCTCGACACCATCGGCACGATGGTGCGCGAGCGGCTGAAGCTGTTCGACAAGATCCGTGTGCTGTCGGCGGAAGGCAAGATGTCCGCGTGGGTGCTGGGGCTGTTGCCCTTCGGCACTGCCGGGCTGATTCTGGTGGTGAATCCAGGCTTCATGAAGGTGCTGTGGGAGGACCCGATTGGCTTGCGCATGATCGGCGGCGCGCTGGTATCAATGACCTTCGGTGTGCTGTGGATGCGCAAGATCATCCGTATCCGGGTATGAATGTGCAGCGTGCGGTTCCACAAGTACATGCAGTGCTCGAAGAAGCAGGGCTTGGACAGCTATCCTGACGGGAGTCCATCATGCAAGGCATTATCCAGGGGTTTCAGGCGGACCAGTTTGTCGTGCTCGCGCTGATCTTCGTGGCGGCGTTCGGCACGGTGTTCGGGGTGCTCTACGTGTTCTCGCCCAACCGCTTGCGGGGGCGGGCGGAGCAGATTGCAGGCCAGGCGGGTCAGCTCGGGGCTGATCCTGGCAAGCAGAATCCGCTATACGAAAAGCTGGTGCAATGGGCGCAGCCGGTATCGCGGCTGTCACTGCCCAAGGAGGGGTGGGAGAGCTCGCAGCTGCGCGTGCGCTTCATGAACGCCGGCTGGCGCAATGCCAGTGCCGCACCGCTGTACTTTGCGGCCAAGACCGTTCTGGCCATCGCCCTGCCGATGATCGGGCTGCTGGCAGCCGCCGGCCAGCCCGGCCTGCAGGACCGGAATATCATGTTCGCGTTGCTGGCAGTGCTGGGGGCAATCGGCTACTACCTGCCCAACGTCGTTCTCGCGCGCAAGGTCGCGCAGCGCCAGCGTACGGTGTTTGAAGAGTTTCCGGACGTGATCGACCTGCTGACCGTCTGCGTGGAGGCCGGCCTCGGGCTCGATGCAGCGCTGATGCGCGTGGCCGACGAGCTGGCGCTGCGCTGCCCGGTGCTGGCCGATGAGCTCCAGCTGATGCTGCTGGAGCTGCGCTCGGGCTTCTCGAAGGAAAAGGCGCTGTCTAACCTGTCGCTGCGTACAGGCGTGGAGGACGTGGACAAGTTCGCCTCCATGCTGATCCAGGCCGACCGCTTCGGCACCAGCCTGGGCGAGTCCCTGCGCGTGCTGTCCGACATGCTGCGCACCAAACGCCGCATGCGGGCCGAGGAGCAAGCCGCCAAGATCGCGCTCAAGCTGTTGTTCCCGCTGATCTTCACCATCTTCCCGTCGCTGTTGCTGGTGCTGCTCGGGCCAGCCTTTATCCAGATCTATCGCGTTCTCCTGCCCACCATGGCCGGACAGGGAGGGTAATACTTCCGGGAAACCGTGATCGTTTCCCCCGGCTGTCTCCCGGTGCAATGCCGGCTAGACAGTCACTTGCCCGGACCTGGTTCCGGGCTTTTTTGCTTTTCGTCGGGATTCGCGGGACTTGACCAGACGGGCTGGCTTATTAAGAATGCAGGCAACCACCCGCCGCCGTAGCGGCCCATGCAGCGAGCCCCATGCGCCTCCGGAGTCCCCATGAAGCTACGCATCCTGAGCGACCTCCACATCGAGCACAACATGCCGCAGTCCGTGCCTGCCTGCGATGCCGACGTCGTGGTGCTGGCCGGCGACATCGCCAACGGGCGCGACGGCATCGACTGGGCCGCGCGCACCTTCAGCCAGCCGGTGGTCTATGTGCCCGGCAATCACGAATACTACGAAAGCAACTTCGATACCGTGGATCGCCTGATGGCCGAAGCCACCGAGGCGCACCCGGGCATACAGGTGCTCAATGGCACCGTGGCCGAATTCAATGGCGCGCACGGACGGGTACGCATCATCGGCACTACCTGGTGGACTGACTACACCCTGTTCGGCACTGACCGGCGCGATGACGCGATGCAGGCTTGCGCGGCTGTGATGCTGGATCACCGCCTGATCGAACTCCACGGCGACGACGGCCGTCCGCGGCATTTCACGCCCCAGGACGCGCTGGCGCGCCACCAGGCCGCGTCGGCCTGGCTGGCGGCGCAACTGGCGCAGCCCTACGATGGCAAGACCGTGGTGGTCACGCATCACGGCCCCGACCTGGGCAGCCTGGACCCGCGCTACTCGCACGACCTGGTCTCGGGCGGCTTCCTGTCGCGCCGGCCCGACCTGGTAGCAAAGGCGGACCTGTGGATCCACGGCCATACCCACACCAGCTTCGACTACTGCATCGACGATTCGCGCGTGGTCTGCAACCCCCGCGGCTACGTCAGCCGCCGCACCGGCGAGCTGGAAAACAAGCGCTTCGACTGGTGCTGCGTGGTTGTGGTCTGACGCGCGCCGGAGCCGGCCTCAGCCCTTGCCGCGCGCATCCCTCAGTTGTAGTTGAAATTGACCGTTGCCACGCTGTCGACCGTGCCTGGCGTGACCGGGCCTACCCGGTAGTACCTCACCCCCAACGGAATGGCCATGGTCATTGCCGCGCCGACATTGCCCATGCCGACATCGGCGTTGAGCGGCAGCGGGGTGCCCGCCGGGCCGCCATTCAGCATCTGCAGGCCAACGCCTTGCGCCGAGCCGTTGTTCCGCAGGACGCTGCCCACGGCGGTGGCATCGCCGCTGATGTTCATCGTGACGATCGACTGGGTGACGCAATTCTCGAGAGTGAGCCCGAATCTCGTCGCGCCCGCGGTCGAGCCGATGGTGGGCAGGGACGAGGCGCTGATCTTGGGCAAGGTAATGACCTGGTTCGCCGTGCCGGCGCTGAGGTTGCAGCTTGGCGGAATGAAGCGGAAGGTCACTGGCGAAGTCATTTGCTCGCCGAACTGGGCCGTCCACGGCCCCGGTCCCGAGCCCCCCGTCCAGCTGTCCTGGTAGCCGAAGCGCATCAGGCTGTCACTGAACGTGCCGCTGGTCAGCACCGTGCTGGTCCGCACCAGGTCCAGCCGGAACCGGAAGGTCTGGGTCGAGGTGCCCAGCGGCATCGTGCAAGGCACCCCGCCCGAAGCCGCCCCCATGCAGTTGGCACCGAAGTTGTCGCCGCCGTTGGTGCCGTAGCTGGTCGGTGCAATCAGGTTGCCGTCGGGCATGTACATGCGATAGCCCAGTCCCGGCATGGCGGTGGCAAAGGTCTGCTGCGAGATCGAAGTCGCCACCAGCGGCGTCTGCGGCGTGTAGTTCAGGGCCCAGCCATTGGTAGATGGATGCCGCAGTCCGGTGTCGTCGCACGTCACCGTTACGGTAATGGTGGCGCTGGAGATCACCTGGCCGATGCCGGTGGTCTTGCTGATGCTCACCGTGGCCGGCAGGAACGGCGAGGTCACGGTGGTTCCCATGCAGGCAGCATGCGCCTGGGCGTATGCCAGGCACATGAGTGCCGCACAGGCAAGCACCGAAGGCACGCGCCTGATGCACGCGGTGGCATGAACCAGCCAGCGTCGTGGCGATGTAGTGATTTCGTTTTCCATGGCAGCCATGCTAGGAGGTGGGTTGATCCGGGATTTGCCCGCGGGTTCAATAGGCGGCGATTAGAAATGTAGCCAGCGCCTTCCGCTCCACAAATAGGGCAAGCCTTAGATCAGGGTGAGAGTTTTCTGCGCTCGTGCATGGCAAGGCGCGAGCGTCGCGCTGCCCGGAACGAAAAAACCCCCGCGGGCTCGCACCCGCGGGGGTTCTTCAAGACAGCCTGCCCGTAAGGGCAGTCGGTCGGCGATGAATTACATCATGCCTTCCATGCCGCCCATGCCGCCCATGCCGCCCGGCATTGCCGGAGCCGATTCTTCCTTCGGCGATTCGGCAACTGCGCAGTCGGTGGTCAGCATCAGCGAAGCCACCGAAGCGGCGTTCTGCAGTGCGGTGCGGGTGACCTTGGTCGGGTCCAGCACGCCCATTTCCACCAGGTCGCCGTACTCGCCCGAAGCGGCGTTGTAGCCGTAGTTGCCCTTGCCTTCGATAACCTTGGCAACGACCACCGAAGCTTCTTCACCGGCGTTCAGCACGATCTGGCGCAGCGGCTCTTCCATGGCGCGCAGCACGATCTTGATACCGGCGTTCTGGTCGGCGTTTTCGCCGGTCAGTGCCGAGATCGCAGCGCGGGCACGCAGCAGGGCCACACCACCGCCGGGGACGATGCCTTCTTCCACCGCAGCGCGGGTGGCGTGCAGGGCGTCTTCCACGCGGGCCTTCTTTTCCTTCATTTCGACTTCGGTGGCAGCGCCAACCTTGATCACGGCAACACCGCCGGCCAGCTTGGCCACGCGCTCTTGCAGCTTCTCACGGTCGTAGTCCGAGGTCGCTTCTTCGATCTGGGCGCGGATTTGCTTGACGCGGCCTTCGATCGCAGCTGCGTCGCCGGCGCCGTCGATGATGATGGTGTTTTCCTTGCCGATCTCGATGCGCTTGGCCTGGCCCAGGTCGTTCAGGCCAGCCTTTTCCAGCGTCAGGCCGATTTCTTCAGCGATGACGGTGCCGCCGGTCAGGATGGCGATGTCTTCCAGCATGGCCTTGCGGCGGTCGCCGAAGCCCGGGGCCTTGACGGCGGCGGTCTTCAGGATGCCACGGATGTTGTTGACCACTAGGGTCGCCAGGGCTTCGCCCTCGACGTCTTCAGCGACGATCAGCAGCGGGCGGCCGGCCTTGGCCACTTGCTCCAGCACCGGCAGCAGGTCGCGGATGTTGCTGATCTTCTTGTCGAACAGCAGCACGAACGGGTTGTCCAGCTGGACAACCTGCTTTTCCGGGTTGTTGATGAAGTACGGCGACAGATAGCCGCGGTCGAACTGCATGCCTTCCACGACTTCCAGCTCGTCGGCCAGCGACTTGCCGTCTTCAACCGT is part of the Cupriavidus necator genome and harbors:
- a CDS encoding TadE/TadG family type IV pilus assembly protein, which translates into the protein MAQCRQHRSKLRGVVAVEFALVLVPLLILVTGVAEYGRAIYQYNALTKATRDAARFLSQYAPSEPNYPVDQAKCIAVYGKTTCGGAALVNGLSPSMVVVCDRIDSTGCGSKQFANVAIYEGGDSSRPPAGTINLVEVKISGFTYSPIQSYLNVGALAFSDIATVMRQVL
- a CDS encoding TadE/TadG family type IV pilus assembly protein gives rise to the protein MTPIRAMHQRSRQAGATAIEFALVASIFFMLLIGIAEFSRVLFYWNTAGEATRLGARIAVVCDVTDTAIKDRMTYLMPLLKDTNIQVAYEPSGCDADADTARNSCRSVTVSVADVSVKTFIPVVPITVSMPPFSTTLPRESLDSATSGKICN
- a CDS encoding AAA family ATPase, which codes for MLRILIVSEDADRLAEINRLSTVVGNFQAMTLQEGLSRFPFHASRLRMADLLILELPAINASQMHAIETLRQQHPELPCILITQAPSSEVLIKAMRAGIRDVLSWPLDKGQLAEALKRVEVGHVPRAQETGQVISVISCKGGAGTSFVAANLGDALARHLDKRVLVVDLNRHFGDLTYIVSDKTPPSTLPDICSQIDRMDAAFLEACLVHVDNGFDVLAGAADPIKASQIQKDKLEWILSVVQPAYDFVIFDLGQSIDPLSIGMLDHSDRICVVAEPALSFGRPGRRLLDILRALHYPTDKVRLVLNRTGRKNEMPRATMEEIFGMKAAFTLPDDPAAVDEAVSHGEPVAKLSRRSAMARALQAMATQLCATPEAERRSRPESVSPLRRLMLRARST
- a CDS encoding CpaF family protein; the protein is MSIREQLANAGPAFTANGHAAIQFATSAASVSGGYHQLKRDVHETVLDRVELERLARYPQEQVRQEIAALVNLIIDEQKVLLNENERRQLTVEIYDEMFGFGPLEPLLHDPTVSDILVNTARQTYVERRGKLELTDVVFYDDAHLMKVIEKIVSRVGRRIDETSPMVDARLPDGSRVNAIIPPSAIDGPLLSIRRFSVNPLQVSDLVNLRSLTPPMAQLLQALSQAKVNVLVSGGTGSGKTTLLNILSGFIPEDERVVTIEDAAELQLRQPHVLRLETRPPNIEGKGEITQRALVRNALRMRPDRIILGEVRGGEALDMLNAMNTGHEGSLTTIHANTPRDALTRLENMVSMAGLTMPAKAMRQQISSAITVIVQAARMTDGRRKIISIQEITGMEGDIINMQEIFTFQRTGVDKDGTVRGNFRATGVYPKFAERLRVFGVGLPDETYDPAKRFEV
- a CDS encoding type II secretion system F family protein, which produces MSTIFYAFGILLFVAVVLCVEGIYLWWSNAHGPAAKRIEARLRALSAGGHVSAEQLSILKKRMLAGSPRLQKWLMSVPRVGALDRWLEQSGSTWSVAQLLGYCAMVALCTVALIPLLPIPVPLVLAGAALAALLPVLHVMRQRAKRIKRMEAQLADAVDMISRALRAGHSFSGALGMVGQEMKAPIGPEFRTTFEEINYGVALDEAMTNLAIRVPVGDLRYFVIAVLIQRESGGNLAEILDTIGTMVRERLKLFDKIRVLSAEGKMSAWVLGLLPFGTAGLILVVNPGFMKVLWEDPIGLRMIGGALVSMTFGVLWMRKIIRIRV
- a CDS encoding type II secretion system F family protein, producing the protein MQGIIQGFQADQFVVLALIFVAAFGTVFGVLYVFSPNRLRGRAEQIAGQAGQLGADPGKQNPLYEKLVQWAQPVSRLSLPKEGWESSQLRVRFMNAGWRNASAAPLYFAAKTVLAIALPMIGLLAAAGQPGLQDRNIMFALLAVLGAIGYYLPNVVLARKVAQRQRTVFEEFPDVIDLLTVCVEAGLGLDAALMRVADELALRCPVLADELQLMLLELRSGFSKEKALSNLSLRTGVEDVDKFASMLIQADRFGTSLGESLRVLSDMLRTKRRMRAEEQAAKIALKLLFPLIFTIFPSLLLVLLGPAFIQIYRVLLPTMAGQGG
- a CDS encoding metallophosphoesterase, which encodes MKLRILSDLHIEHNMPQSVPACDADVVVLAGDIANGRDGIDWAARTFSQPVVYVPGNHEYYESNFDTVDRLMAEATEAHPGIQVLNGTVAEFNGAHGRVRIIGTTWWTDYTLFGTDRRDDAMQACAAVMLDHRLIELHGDDGRPRHFTPQDALARHQAASAWLAAQLAQPYDGKTVVVTHHGPDLGSLDPRYSHDLVSGGFLSRRPDLVAKADLWIHGHTHTSFDYCIDDSRVVCNPRGYVSRRTGELENKRFDWCCVVVV
- a CDS encoding fimbrial protein, giving the protein MGTTVTSPFLPATVSISKTTGIGQVISSATITVTVTCDDTGLRHPSTNGWALNYTPQTPLVATSISQQTFATAMPGLGYRMYMPDGNLIAPTSYGTNGGDNFGANCMGAASGGVPCTMPLGTSTQTFRFRLDLVRTSTVLTSGTFSDSLMRFGYQDSWTGGSGPGPWTAQFGEQMTSPVTFRFIPPSCNLSAGTANQVITLPKISASSLPTIGSTAGATRFGLTLENCVTQSIVTMNISGDATAVGSVLRNNGSAQGVGLQMLNGGPAGTPLPLNADVGMGNVGAAMTMAIPLGVRYYRVGPVTPGTVDSVATVNFNYN
- the groL gene encoding chaperonin GroEL (60 kDa chaperone family; promotes refolding of misfolded polypeptides especially under stressful conditions; forms two stacked rings of heptamers to form a barrel-shaped 14mer; ends can be capped by GroES; misfolded proteins enter the barrel where they are refolded when GroES binds), whose amino-acid sequence is MAAKDVVFGDAARAKMVEGVNILANAVKVTLGPKGRNVVLERSFGGPTVTKDGVSVAKEIELKDKLQNMGAQMVKEVASKTSDNAGDGTTTATVLAQSIVREGMKFVAAGMNPMDLKRGIDKAVAAAVEELKKVSKPTTTSKEIAQVGAISANSDTSIGERIAEAMDKVGKEGVITVEDGKSLADELEVVEGMQFDRGYLSPYFINNPEKQVVQLDNPFVLLFDKKISNIRDLLPVLEQVAKAGRPLLIVAEDVEGEALATLVVNNIRGILKTAAVKAPGFGDRRKAMLEDIAILTGGTVIAEEIGLTLEKAGLNDLGQAKRIEIGKENTIIIDGAGDAAAIEGRVKQIRAQIEEATSDYDREKLQERVAKLAGGVAVIKVGAATEVEMKEKKARVEDALHATRAAVEEGIVPGGGVALLRARAAISALTGENADQNAGIKIVLRAMEEPLRQIVLNAGEEASVVVAKVIEGKGNYGYNAASGEYGDLVEMGVLDPTKVTRTALQNAASVASLMLTTDCAVAESPKEESAPAMPGGMGGMGGMEGMM